The Solanum dulcamara chromosome 6, daSolDulc1.2, whole genome shotgun sequence genome contains the following window.
TTCTTGCTCCATTTTCATGCTAGAGGAGGAGTATAGTTGATTAAATCCTTGTCTGGTTTTCTGTATCAATAATCATTCCTTATCTGAAGAGTATGATAAGCTATGCTAGGTTGTTTCTCCTTACATTCTACATGTGTGAAGATTTAAAATTCTAATTTGAACTTGCAACACACATaaatagaaaggaaaaagaaaaatagtataACTTGAAATATTTAGCACACATTTGAGACATAACAGATGCCAAACAATAAAACATAACAAACACGAGAGTTTCCATCAAACATAGGAAATGAAAGTTATTTTTGAGGTATATAAGTTATTTTCTCCTGATACAGCCTTCTTGATTATTGAAATTTCATATGTTCATAGGTTTTTTGCGATGTATGAAACTGTTTTCTTATAACAGAATATATGTAACATCTTTATATTTAGTTTTGCTGTCATTTCTGTAgcttgattttctttttattgaaCAAAAAAGCTATTTTTTTGCTTAGTTATTTCAACAGCGCTGGTGTTAGTGGACCAATACCATTGACGTTCGCAAGACTGCAGAACTTGGAACAAGTGTAAGAGCTCTTTGTCACATGTTTCTTTTACAGCTTCCCATTTTTTACTTGGACATACTTGTGTATAATAAATCTAACTGGAAAATTAACTATTTGGCTTTCAGGTGGACTTCAGATAATGCTTTTACCGGGAGGATTCCTGATTTCATTGGAAATAATTGGCGAAAGCTTATTGTCCTGTGAGACCACAGTTACTTGAACTATGTCCAGTTatttattcttgaattctttcGAGAATGGTGTCTTACTTTTTTTCATGCAGCATTGCTATAACGCCATTACTGCATCTCCTCTCTAGCATAGCCTGCGACTGATCTTTCTATTGCCACAGGAGGTTCGAAGGAAATGCTTTTGAGGGTCCAATCCCAGCTTCTTTTTCCAACTTAACCTCTTTGACCGACCTGTGAGTTTTTGAGAATGTTTTATCATTCTTGTTCATAGTTTAGAATCCCCTTTTACATTTAGCAGAATCTGATATTTCATCTTCTGCATAATTATCAGGAGAATAAGTGATCTATCCAATGGGAGCTCTTCACTTGACTTTCTCAGGAATATGAAGTCTCTAAGCAAGCTGTAAGGAACAATATGACATAGCACCACATGCTACAAAGCTTgacattttatttcttttcttcttctctgaCCAACTAAATTTGGTATTTCCAGGGTTTTACGAAATAACAATATTTCAGGTTCCATCCCAAGTAATATTGGAGAATATCAGAGTCTGTCACTACTGTGAGTTCTGAGCATGATAATGTTCTTATAAACATTTTAAGTCCTCACTCTTTTGGATTGAACTTTAATTATCTCAGTTATATGGCCATGTCATCATATGTGAGCATAAACACTTCTAACTGTGTCGTGCTACTATCTTCAGCTCGAGTTCACGTGCTACTATATTGATCAATTACTACTCCTTTGGTCTAacctttattttatcttttctcAGGGATTTGAGCTTCAACAATTTGACTGGGCGTATTCCAGATGCACTTTTCAATCTGACTTTACTGACTCACTTGTAATAGATGATTTAATCATTGCTTATATTTGATATCACCTTGATGATGTCTTCATGTACTAATGCCCTTTCCAATCATCAGGTTTCTTGGTGATAACAAGCTAACAGGCGCCCTGCCAGCTCAGAAGATACGGTCTCTCCAGACTATGTGAGTAACTCTTGTTTTTATATGTTATCCTTTCTGTTGGAATGAATATGCTGAACTTTCAAACATTTTCACCATCTTTTAAGCAGAATGGAGGACTATTTCTGTTCTAAGTTATTTTACCATCTTTTCATGTAGAGATTTATCATACAATGAGTTATCTGGAAACTTCCCTTCTTGGATCAATGAGCAAAATCTGCAATTGTACGTATGAGAATAGCTGAAGTTTATATAATGCTTCACCTAATCATTTCTCTCCCTACCTTTTGGTCCCAGTTTCGACTGTGATCAGCATGCTAACACTTGTACTTGGCAACTTGCAGAAATTTAGTTGCCAACAACTTCACAACAGAACAAATAGATCAATCAGACAGCAGGTAGTCAGAAATTTAGTTGACAACAAAATTATAATTGTCTCTTTATTTGAAGAACTGAAACAGGCGGATACTTCCTTTGTCTTCAGTTCTTTGCCTTCAGGGTTAAATTGTCTTCAACGGAATTTCCCTTGCAATCCAGCACGTCCAATATGTAAGTGCTTCCTACAATTTCTTGACGACAAACATCCTACTCCAAATTCTGGTTTCATTAGTATGAATAAGTTTGAAAATATTTGTTCTACATTTTGTGTCTATAAACCACAATATCAGAATGGTTCAATATCAATTTAGTTGAATTCGTTCATTTAAGGTAATATACCTAAATCTATAATATTTGTCCTACATTTTCTGTTCTTATGATATGTCGCTTACCAAGAAACAAGGACATCTGCTACTCTATTCTACTGCTAATGTTCTAATATAGAACTGTGTACTGGTTTCTTATCTTCTCTTGCATGTAACTTTTCATAATTCACAGATTCTGACTTTGCAATTAAATGTGGAGGAGGACGTCCAATAAGATCTAGTGATCAGATATCGTATGAGAGGGAGAATGAGACTCTGGGTCCAGCAACATATTTCATGACTAGTACAGGGAGGTGGGCTGTTAGTAATGCTGGTCTGCATTCTGACCGTCCAAATCAGAGCTTCACAAGCTTCACCTCATCTCAGTTTACAAATACCTTGGACTCTGAGCTCTACCAAACTGCACGAATTTCGGCTGGATCACTCAGATACTATGGCTTGGGCCTTGAGAATGGTAATTACACTGTGACCCTCCACTTTGCTGAGTCAGAAATCTTAAATCCCCCAACTTGGCGTAGTCTTGGAAGACGTGTATTTGACATATATGTACAGGTATGCATTGTTTTTGTAAAATAGAGAAACCTTGATTCGCCTTGAAGACATATATTATTCATAAACAAAGAAGTATCGGAATGATTTGGGTCCGAAAAGAGCATcactttaataattttatggtTATCTTTTTCCAGGGAATTCGGCAGTTGAAAGATTTTGACATTAAGAGGGAGGCTGGGGGAAGATCCCTCGCAGCTGTTCAAAGGCAATTTAAAGCTCAGGTCTCCGAAAATCATCTTGAGATACATCTCTTTTGGGCTGGAAAAGGGACCTGCTGTGTACCTATACAAGGCACATATGGACCTTCCATATCAGCAATTAGTGCAACCCCAGGTATCCATCAATTACAGACAGCAAATAGATTCTTAAATGAGACATTCAGAACTATACTGACACTGCTTAGCTTTTCTACAGATTTTGTTCCCACTGTTAGCAACCAGCCTCCTACTACAAAAAAGAACCGGACTGGTCTGATTGTGGGTATTGTTGTTGGAGTTGGAATCATAAGCTTGATTTCATTATTTGCTGTCTATTACCTAATTCAGAAAAGAAAACAGCAGAAGGCATTGGAGGATGAAGGTAAGAAACGCAAACTGATCTCGCATGGTTCTTCCGTCTTTGACTTTTAAGTAATTCATCTATAAGTTTAACTCTGAGACCGGATCTTACAGGAAAGTCGGTTTAACAACACTTCCATTTCCAGATTCTTTTTGTATAAGTTTCTTggaaatttttatttcttgatTTCGACAAATTGGTTTAGAAGAGCAAGAGTTAATGCAAGGAGTCAGCACATGCATTCCTTCAGTTTATTCTCCTTATGAAATAATGTATAATGTATAATGTATAATGTATGTTCTAGTGTGTAAATCCCAGAAATTGATTCCTTAGACTGATTAAGGACATTTTCTCTTCAAATTTGCAGAGTTCATGGGGATAGATACCAGACCCTACACTTTCAGCTATTCAGAACTTCGAGCTGCAACTGGTGACTTCTCTTCTTCTAATAAGCTTGGAGAGGGAGGTTTTGGACCAGTTTACAAGGTAATCCCTTCTTCCACATGAAGTCCAGAAGTAACTAGTGTTCCCTATATTGCAATTTTTGTCGCACCTATAGCGTACATGTTTCTCAAATATCAAGAAATCATGACTAAATACTTGTGCTTTCTTGTTTGCTTTAGTTTTGCTATAAATTATGGCAAACAGAAAATGATTTTATTGAAATTGTCTGAACCTTTAACCATTTTTTTGTGGTCCATAGGGAACACTTGAGGATGAGAGGGTTGTTGCTGTTAAACAACTATCTGTGGCATCACATCAAGGAAAGAGTCAGTTTGTAGCAGAGATTGCTACTATATCAGCTGTACAACACCGTAAtcttgtgaaactttatggttGCTGCATCGAGGGGGACAGACGATTACTTGTTTATGAGTATCTTGAAAACAGGAGTCTTGATCAAGCATTATTTGGTACTAATGAATATCAATATTTTGGAATTTCTTCCTTTCCTCATATAAGAGGGAAAAAAACACTTCCTGATTTTTATAGTATGATTATTGAGATTATGGCTTCAATTGCGCAGAGAAAGGATCTTTAtatcttgattggccaacacgcTTCCAGATATGCTTGGGAGTAGCAAAGGGTCTAGCTTATCTTCATGAGGAATCTCGAGTCCGTATTGTCCATCGAGATGTCAAGGCCAGTAATATCTTGCTTGATGCAGACCTAAACCCTAAAATTTCAGATTTCGGATTGGCAAAGCTTTATGATGACAAACAGACTCATATAAACACTCGTGTGGCAGGCACAATGTAAGATCCTCAAAATTGAAGACGTGTCGTATTCATTCACTCCTTTTCTATAGTTTTGTTTCATGAActcgttaatatttttttgtagaGGGTATCTTGCACCAGAATATGCCATGCGCGGACATTTGACGGAGAAGGCTGATGTGTTTGGCTTCGGAGTTGTAGCTCTAGAGATTGTCAGTGGTAGACCAAACTCTGACGAGAGCTTGGAAGAAGACAAGATCTACCTTCTTGAGTGGGTAAAGTACTTTCCTTCTTTGCTTGTAGTAAAGCATTAGaacaataaaatatatgtacTCATCTCGGTTGCTGCTGCAAGTGGTTATGCAACTTCTAGCTTGTCAGGCATTTCACTCAAAGGAAAGAAAGGAAGATTCAACATATACCACTTGGATTAACGAAATGGAAGAATTTCTTCCTTTGCATTCATGCTTTTCTactttttatctttattatCTTTAAAGACTGACTTATAATGCTGTACTGTGGTTTGGTTATAACCATATTCATCGCATATCACTGACTCCTGTGTACACTGCTCTTCTAGGCTTGGCAGCTTCATGAGAACAAGCGGGAAACCGAGCTAGTGGATGCAAATTTATCTGAATTTGATGTAGACGAAGTGGAAAAAGTAATAGGGATAGCTCTACTATGCACTCAAACATCTCCAGGACTACGACCCTCAATGTCCCGTGTAATAGCAATGCTTACAGGTGATGCTGAGGTTGCCGCTGTGACTTCCAGACCTGGATACCTGACCGACTGGAAATTTAAAGATACAACAACCTTCATGAGTGATCATTCTTCGCAAATGCAAAATTCATCAGTGGGTACAAGTACAGCCGCGACTACAAATTATTCACCATCAGGTCCTGACACACCAATGCTTAGTGACATCATTAGAGAGGGTAGATGAAATCTTCTATTTTTCAGTCAGAGATGAAGGGAGTTATCAGATAAACTTTTACCCttttgtttgctttgaagatttcacctctCTTTAGATTCTTTCTGCATGTATTATAACCATTTGTGTAAAGGTTTTCATCGATTTAAGGAATACTTGaactatcttttgaaagatagtGATCCTTCAACGACTCAAAAATGGCTATGACAAAGATTGTACACAATATTGAGAACTCTTTATTCTCCCATGCTCTAGCTATTATGCTCCCTAGACCACTACCATCTAGTTAAGTAGGGACAATCAGTCCGTAGTGACAGGAATCTAGGAATGAATCAGGATCCCTATCAATATAAAATGCATAATCCAACAAGGCATCTGATGGATAAACTAGCAGCAAAGCTtataaagaaaacaaatgaGGGTGAACTGAGTTGCAGGCACACACTAAAGAAATTGCCTTTGCAGTGTTCCAATAACCAGCAACTACAGGCAGAAACAATCAAGCAAAGCTGAAAATGTTAAGAATTCATTGCCAATGATACAAAAAGAATACCCAAATAACAAAAAGCAGAACAGTAGATTCTGCTGCAACTTCAGAAATCAATTTTCTTCTACTACATGATTACAGAAGCCAAAAGCTTCAGGCTTTTCAGTTGTAGAGCATAAAAGAGAATATACACCCCATTTTGCTGCAATGCAAGTTTCAACCACACAAAATGGTCCTGGTTAAAGCGAGTACCAGACAAGTAACAGAGAAGAAAAACAGAGAGACAAAGTCTCTAGCTGACCATTTTCGAACAACCTTAGCTTCAACCCTCAAGCTCTTAGCCCTCCTAAGAGCATCAACTTCCTTCAACAAGTCAAATTCCACCCCTTTTCTCTTCAGCTCCTCCACGCACTTAGCCAGTAATTTCCCgtcctctttctctctctccagCAGTTTCTCTAAGTGACTCTCCGTATCCGTCTTGTACCTAACAGCCCAAATGATACCCATAGAACAGAGGAGAGAACAGAGAGACGGGATCCAGGATCGGTGGCAAAGTGCGGTTTTCGAAGCCCATTTGGAGGAGGCACTGAATAAAAGCATAAGGGAAATGGAATGgaacaagaagaaaatgcaGTAAAGCTGTGTGATTTCGTTGCGGACGGAGTCGATTTGGGTTTCTTTGGTGGCGATTCTGTTTAGGATGAGTTCTTCTTCTTTAAGCCATTGTTTGAGAAGCAACTTGTGAGTTGGGGTTTCTGCGATTTGGTGAAGTGGGTGTAAAGGCTTGGATTCCATTATTGAAGTGTTGCTCACCATTGGAGATTGATGAAAGTTGCTTTGGGATCAGAGGTGGGGAGAGGAAGAGGAGCCCCCTTTTTAACGGTCCTTTCGGATTTGAAATTATGTAACGGTCGATTTATTTCGTCAAGTGTGACAGATCTACGAAATCTTAGCTGGATCTGGATCCGGATCCATTCAATTTTGGAGAGCAtagttttttctttcctttttgtttcGTTGACAAACCTAGAATTATTAATGAACTACTCCACCCGTCCCATATTAATTaatcatttttaaattaaaataattttattaattcacCCTTTTAAAAACTTATTGAAAATTTTACAAACAAATATGAAcagtttcaaaaagaataatattagaaaaaaattaattaatatgagACAATCTTTTTTAGTATAATGAACAACTAATATGAGACGGAGGAaaactattttattttgagattttttttccttttccttttgagGTTTTTGAATGTTGCACTATGAAAAATAGCACGTGGGAACTTTTTGCAAAAGCTGAAGAagtttaaattgattatttagTGATGAAATTGCTTATTCATATTCGATATTTATAACAAATTATATCTATATATGTCATCATCTTTCcttattatttctcttttttgatTAGATAGTTTTGCTTTTAATATCTAAAGAAAGTTAGTTTTATAGTTCAAAGACATCTAAACTAAAAATGGCATATGTATTTCATGAGAAGATTTGTGACTTTTTTGGATGAGAATCAAAGTTAACCTTTCTTTCAGAAAGAATGAAAGCTTTCTTGGTCCCCAGCTCTCTTAGGCAAGACTACTCGCTTGAAGACAACTCTTTTAGAGTTTGGTATTAGACAAGCACAAGCTTCTTTGACTCCAATAACAAGAGTCACACAGTTTTTTTGTCCATCAATTGATCAAGATGGTATTACATATATTCAATTAATTGTGATTACGAAATAAAATTATAGtagtataaaatattaattatatattcattatTCAAAAGTAAACACTAATTGTGTAAGCAAGCTATTTATGTAACAAATCACGCATATATTAATCATTTttacttgaataataatatttgCTTAAATTGCCTAATATCTTTAAAGGGGCAATTGTAaaagttgaaataaaatattcaaaattaaatagTTTTACCATAGTATATGGGAAATAGAATCAGATTTTTTCCTTTAtcatttgttttccttttcagCATTTTGGAAAAAGGTGGACCCGTAAATTTGCTCTCGTTCAGACACGCATTGCCG
Protein-coding sequences here:
- the LOC129891663 gene encoding probable LRR receptor-like serine/threonine-protein kinase At1g56140 isoform X2, with product MKTALPLIFGLIMFEIALAQTNTTTDPSEARILNSIFQNWGISATNEWNISGELCSGAAIDSTSILDFNPAIKCDCSANNRTLCHITGLRVYALDVVGEIPDELWSLTFLDDLNLGQNYLTGTLSPSIGNLTRMKWLTFGINALSGEIPKELGLLTELLSLSLGTNNFSGPLPSELGNLTKLTQIAGVSGPIPLTFARLQNLEQVWTSDNAFTGRIPDFIGNNWRKLIVLRFEGNAFEGPIPASFSNLTSLTDLRISDLSNGSSSLDFLRNMKSLSKLVLRNNNISGSIPSNIGEYQSLSLLDLSFNNLTGRIPDALFNLTLLTHLFLGDNKLTGALPAQKIRSLQTIDLSYNELSGNFPSWINEQNLQLNLVANNFTTEQIDQSDSSSLPSGLNCLQRNFPCNPARPIYSDFAIKCGGGRPIRSSDQISYERENETLGPATYFMTSTGRWAVSNAGLHSDRPNQSFTSFTSSQFTNTLDSELYQTARISAGSLRYYGLGLENGNYTVTLHFAESEILNPPTWRSLGRRVFDIYVQGIRQLKDFDIKREAGGRSLAAVQRQFKAQVSENHLEIHLFWAGKGTCCVPIQGTYGPSISAISATPDFVPTVSNQPPTTKKNRTGLIVGIVVGVGIISLISLFAVYYLIQKRKQQKALEDEEFMGIDTRPYTFSYSELRAATGDFSSSNKLGEGGFGPVYKGTLEDERVVAVKQLSVASHQGKSQFVAEIATISAVQHRNLVKLYGCCIEGDRRLLVYEYLENRSLDQALFEKGSLYLDWPTRFQICLGVAKGLAYLHEESRVRIVHRDVKASNILLDADLNPKISDFGLAKLYDDKQTHINTRVAGTIGYLAPEYAMRGHLTEKADVFGFGVVALEIVSGRPNSDESLEEDKIYLLEWAWQLHENKRETELVDANLSEFDVDEVEKVIGIALLCTQTSPGLRPSMSRVIAMLTGDAEVAAVTSRPGYLTDWKFKDTTTFMSDHSSQMQNSSVGTSTAATTNYSPSGPDTPMLSDIIREGR
- the LOC129893190 gene encoding uncharacterized protein LOC129893190, producing MVSNTSIMESKPLHPLHQIAETPTHKLLLKQWLKEEELILNRIATKETQIDSVRNEITQLYCIFFLFHSISLMLLFSASSKWASKTALCHRSWIPSLCSLLCSMGIIWAVRYKTDTESHLEKLLEREKEDGKLLAKCVEELKRKGVEFDLLKEVDALRRAKSLRVEAKVVRKWSARDFVSLFFFSVTCLVLALTRTILCG
- the LOC129891663 gene encoding probable LRR receptor-like serine/threonine-protein kinase At1g56140 isoform X1; translation: MKTALPLIFGLIMFEIALAQTNTTTDPSEARILNSIFQNWGISATNEWNISGELCSGAAIDSTSILDFNPAIKCDCSANNRTLCHITGLRVYALDVVGEIPDELWSLTFLDDLNLGQNYLTGTLSPSIGNLTRMKWLTFGINALSGEIPKELGLLTELLSLSLGTNNFSGPLPSELGNLTKLTQIYFNSAGVSGPIPLTFARLQNLEQVWTSDNAFTGRIPDFIGNNWRKLIVLRFEGNAFEGPIPASFSNLTSLTDLRISDLSNGSSSLDFLRNMKSLSKLVLRNNNISGSIPSNIGEYQSLSLLDLSFNNLTGRIPDALFNLTLLTHLFLGDNKLTGALPAQKIRSLQTIDLSYNELSGNFPSWINEQNLQLNLVANNFTTEQIDQSDSSSLPSGLNCLQRNFPCNPARPIYSDFAIKCGGGRPIRSSDQISYERENETLGPATYFMTSTGRWAVSNAGLHSDRPNQSFTSFTSSQFTNTLDSELYQTARISAGSLRYYGLGLENGNYTVTLHFAESEILNPPTWRSLGRRVFDIYVQGIRQLKDFDIKREAGGRSLAAVQRQFKAQVSENHLEIHLFWAGKGTCCVPIQGTYGPSISAISATPDFVPTVSNQPPTTKKNRTGLIVGIVVGVGIISLISLFAVYYLIQKRKQQKALEDEEFMGIDTRPYTFSYSELRAATGDFSSSNKLGEGGFGPVYKGTLEDERVVAVKQLSVASHQGKSQFVAEIATISAVQHRNLVKLYGCCIEGDRRLLVYEYLENRSLDQALFEKGSLYLDWPTRFQICLGVAKGLAYLHEESRVRIVHRDVKASNILLDADLNPKISDFGLAKLYDDKQTHINTRVAGTIGYLAPEYAMRGHLTEKADVFGFGVVALEIVSGRPNSDESLEEDKIYLLEWAWQLHENKRETELVDANLSEFDVDEVEKVIGIALLCTQTSPGLRPSMSRVIAMLTGDAEVAAVTSRPGYLTDWKFKDTTTFMSDHSSQMQNSSVGTSTAATTNYSPSGPDTPMLSDIIREGR